From Coturnix japonica isolate 7356 chromosome 1, Coturnix japonica 2.1, whole genome shotgun sequence, the proteins below share one genomic window:
- the TST gene encoding thiosulfate sulfurtransferase: protein MAAQALGRALVSAKWLSEAVRAGRVGAGLRVLDASWYPPQERNARQEFRERHIPGASFFDIEECRDKSSPYDFMLPSEAHFADYVGRLGVGNDTHVVVYDGDQLGTFYAPRAWWMFRVFGHREVSVLNGGFKNWVKEGHPVTAELSQPTPAVFKAKLDKTLLKTFEEMMENVGSKKFQVVDSRPAGRFQGTELDQGLESGHIPGAVNMPFSTFLSESGHEKSIEEIQQMFREKKVDLSKPLTATCRKGVTACHIALAAYLCGKPDVAVYDGSWSEWFHRAPPQYKVTEVKRNKG, encoded by the exons ATGGCGGCGCAGGCGTTGGGCCGCGCGCTGGTCAGCGCTAAGTGGCTGTCCGAGGCCGTGCGGGCCGGCAGGGtcggggccgggctgcgggtGCTGGATGCTTCCTGGTATCCCCCGCAAGAGCGCAACGCCCGGCAGGAGTTCAGGGAGAGGCACATTCCCGGCGCGTCCTTCTTCGACATCGAGGAGTGCCGGGATAAGTCCTCCCCGTATGATTTCATGCTGCCGAGCGAAGCACACTTCGCCGACTACGTGGGGCGCCTGGGGGTCGGCAACGACACCCACGTGGTGGTGTATGACGGTGACCAGCTGGGCACCTTCTATGCCCCTCGTGCCTGGTGGATGTTCCGGGTCTTTGGGCACCGCGAGGTCTCCGTGCTGAACGGTGGCTTCAAGAACTGGGTGAAGGAAGGCCACCCTGTGACGGCGGAGCTCAGCCAGCCCACACCAGCGGTCTTTAAGGCCAAGCTGGACAAAACCCTGCTAAAGACCTTCGAGGAGATGATGGAGAACGTGGGGTCCAAGAAGTTCCAGGTGGTGGATTCCCGCCCTGCGGGCCGGTTTCAGGGCACTGAGCTGGACCAAG GGCTGGAATCTGGTCACATCCCTGGTGCTGTGAATATGCCTTTCTCAACGTTCCTATCAGAAAGCGGCCATGAGAAGAGCATTGAGGAGATTCAGCAGATGTTCCGCGAGAAGAAAGTGGATCTCTCAAAGCCACTGACTGCCACATGCCGCAAAGGTGTCACAGCATGTCACATTGCCTTGGCAGCCTACCTGTGTGGCAAGCCTGATGTGGCAGTTTATGATGGCTCCTGGTCCGAATGGTTCCACCGTGCCCCACCTCAGTACAAGGTCACTGAGGTGAAGCGCAACAAGGGCTAA
- the TEX33 gene encoding testis-expressed protein 33 isoform X1 gives MDQVREAITKSPTSPRLDVAQSDSVPSNNASVEPEEEKKERLPAGLSPTRQRTTSHKTPSRVSCKVSKSSAAQGTTKKNSTHIKSKVSPSVKDIQNGRQSKQHLQAKTPHTQNHHSRRLEEEEEDTSATKDPRMRLQQRGRNSISSQSASSRQREAENTKSMPTGKELVEGRQQTPRSKMPGSLTKARCEKTKETNESLTAVAPDRKAEWKEPLEKKNSVTRDNSKNKFASVDEFASNEEERRSLCLTALIMGQKRLSDRTGMLKRKLESFGDFNELGFNLRSNIFQGGPLECRSLMKDSYTPDVIQKSIRDPRNWHGRRIDDLGRWHQKNALNLSLQKALENKYGKKKAQP, from the exons ATGGACCAGGTGAGAGAG gCAATCACGAAGTCCCCAACATCCCCCAGACTTGATGTGGCCCAAAGTGACTCTGTGCCTTCCAACAACGCATCAG TGGAAcctgaggaagagaaaaaggagcgTCTTCCAGCAGGCTTAAGTCCCACCAGACAGAGAACAACATCCCATAAAACTCCCAGCAGAGTCTCCTGCAAAGTCTCCAAGAGCTCAGCAGCTCAAGGAACAACTAAGAAGAACTCCACACATATTAAATCCAAGGTATCTCCTTCTGTAAAGGATATTCAGAATGGAAGACAGAGTAAACAGCATCTCCAAGCCAAAACACCCCACACACAGAATCATCATTCAAGAAGActtgaagaggaagaagaagataCTTCTGCCACCAAAGATCCAAGGATGAGGCTTCAGCAAAGAGGCAGGAACAGCATTTCCAGTCAATCTGCCTCATCCAGGCAGAGGGAGGCAGAGAACACCAAATCCATGCCCACTGGCAAAGAGTTAGTAGAAGGCCGGCAGCAAACCCCACGTTCTAAAATGCCCGGATCTCTGACCAAAGCCAGATGTGAAAAAACCAAGGAGACGAATGAGTCCCTGACAGCAGTAGCACCAGATAGGAAAGCAGAGTGGAAGGAGcctctggagaagaaaaacagtgtgaCCCGtgacaacagcaaaaataaatttgcCAGTGTAGATGAATTTGCCAGCAATGAAGAG GAGCGGCGGTCTCTGTGCCTGACAGCACTCATCATGGGACAGAAAAGACTCAGTGACCGCACTGGGATGCTAAAAAGAAAGCTGGAGTCATTTGGTGATTTCAATGAGCTGGGTTTTAACCTGAGGTCAAATATCTTCCAAG GTGGACCACTGGAATGCAGAAGCTTGATGAAAGATTCCTACACCCCTGATGTAATTCAGAAGTCAATCAGGGATCCCAGGAACTGGCATGGGAGGAGGATTGATGATTTAG gGAGGTGGCATCAGAAGAATGCCTTAAATCTTagcctgcagaaagcactggaaaataaatacgggaagaaaaaagcccagCCCTAG
- the MPST gene encoding 3-mercaptopyruvate sulfurtransferase isoform X1 has protein sequence MAGVSGNLSQDLGAMSQQLLYRALVSAKWLSEAIKSKQTGQALKVVDASWYLPKMKRDPKQEFEERHIPGAVFFDIDQCSDRTSPYDHMMPKANEFAEYVGKLGVGNDSHVVVYDGSDQGLFSAPRVWWMFRVFGHEAVSLLDGGLKNWLREGFSVSSGKTQVAPTDFHATLDKCMVKTYEDILDNMDSHHFQVVDARAEGRFQGVEPEPRDGIEPGHIPGSLNIPFTSFLTESGLEKTPEQIRSLFQEKKVDLSKPLVATCGSGVTACHVALGAYLCGKPDVAVYDGAWVEWYMRAQPENIISEGKGKTV, from the exons atg GCAGGTGTCTCCGGTAATCTTAGTCAGGATTTGGGAGCGATGTCGCAACAACTCCTCTACCGTGCTCTGGTCTCTGCAAAATGGCTTTCAGAAGCCATCAAGTCCAAACAAACTGGACAGGCTTTGAAGGTTGTGGATGCATCCTGGTATTTGCCGAAGATGAAGCGTGACCCAAAACAGGAGTTTGAGGAGCGCCATATCCCTGGTGCAGTTTTCTTTGACATTGACCAGTGCAGTGATCGTACTTCACCTTACGATCACATGATGCCTAAGGCCAATGAGTTTGCTGAGTATGTGGGGAAGCTGGGTGTAGGGAATGATTCCCATGTTGTGGTGTATGATGGCAGTGACCAAGGGCTCTTCTCAGCACCACGGGTGTGGTGGATGTTCCGAGTCTTTGGACATGAAGCAGTTTCCCTTCTAGATGGTGGCCTGAAGAACTGGCTGCGAGAGGGATTTTCAGTGAGTTCTGGGAAAACCCAGGTAGCTCCAACTGATTTCCATGCCACCTTGGACAAGTGCATGGTGAAAACCTACGAGGACATCTTAGATAACATGGATTCCCATCACTTCCAAGTCGTGGATGCCCGTGCTGAAGGACGGTTCCAGGGAGTAGAGCCAGAGCCCCGAGATG gaatAGAGCCTGGTCATATCCCTGGCTCCCTGAACATCCCCTTCACCAGTTTCCTTACGGAGTCTGGATTAGAGAAGACTCCAGAGCAGATCAGAAGCCTGTTCCAAGAGAAGAAAGTGGACCTCTCAAAGCCTCTGGTAGCTACATGTGGCTCTGGGGTCACTGCCTGCCATGTGGCTCTGGGGGCATACCTCTGTGGCAAACCAGATGTTGCTGTGTATGATGGGGCCTGGGTGGAATGGTACATGAGGGCACAGcctgaaaacattatttctgagggaaaggggaagacTGTGTAA
- the TEX33 gene encoding testis-expressed protein 33 isoform X2: MDQAITKSPTSPRLDVAQSDSVPSNNASVEPEEEKKERLPAGLSPTRQRTTSHKTPSRVSCKVSKSSAAQGTTKKNSTHIKSKVSPSVKDIQNGRQSKQHLQAKTPHTQNHHSRRLEEEEEDTSATKDPRMRLQQRGRNSISSQSASSRQREAENTKSMPTGKELVEGRQQTPRSKMPGSLTKARCEKTKETNESLTAVAPDRKAEWKEPLEKKNSVTRDNSKNKFASVDEFASNEEERRSLCLTALIMGQKRLSDRTGMLKRKLESFGDFNELGFNLRSNIFQGGPLECRSLMKDSYTPDVIQKSIRDPRNWHGRRIDDLGRWHQKNALNLSLQKALENKYGKKKAQP; encoded by the exons ATGGACCAG gCAATCACGAAGTCCCCAACATCCCCCAGACTTGATGTGGCCCAAAGTGACTCTGTGCCTTCCAACAACGCATCAG TGGAAcctgaggaagagaaaaaggagcgTCTTCCAGCAGGCTTAAGTCCCACCAGACAGAGAACAACATCCCATAAAACTCCCAGCAGAGTCTCCTGCAAAGTCTCCAAGAGCTCAGCAGCTCAAGGAACAACTAAGAAGAACTCCACACATATTAAATCCAAGGTATCTCCTTCTGTAAAGGATATTCAGAATGGAAGACAGAGTAAACAGCATCTCCAAGCCAAAACACCCCACACACAGAATCATCATTCAAGAAGActtgaagaggaagaagaagataCTTCTGCCACCAAAGATCCAAGGATGAGGCTTCAGCAAAGAGGCAGGAACAGCATTTCCAGTCAATCTGCCTCATCCAGGCAGAGGGAGGCAGAGAACACCAAATCCATGCCCACTGGCAAAGAGTTAGTAGAAGGCCGGCAGCAAACCCCACGTTCTAAAATGCCCGGATCTCTGACCAAAGCCAGATGTGAAAAAACCAAGGAGACGAATGAGTCCCTGACAGCAGTAGCACCAGATAGGAAAGCAGAGTGGAAGGAGcctctggagaagaaaaacagtgtgaCCCGtgacaacagcaaaaataaatttgcCAGTGTAGATGAATTTGCCAGCAATGAAGAG GAGCGGCGGTCTCTGTGCCTGACAGCACTCATCATGGGACAGAAAAGACTCAGTGACCGCACTGGGATGCTAAAAAGAAAGCTGGAGTCATTTGGTGATTTCAATGAGCTGGGTTTTAACCTGAGGTCAAATATCTTCCAAG GTGGACCACTGGAATGCAGAAGCTTGATGAAAGATTCCTACACCCCTGATGTAATTCAGAAGTCAATCAGGGATCCCAGGAACTGGCATGGGAGGAGGATTGATGATTTAG gGAGGTGGCATCAGAAGAATGCCTTAAATCTTagcctgcagaaagcactggaaaataaatacgggaagaaaaaagcccagCCCTAG
- the MPST gene encoding 3-mercaptopyruvate sulfurtransferase isoform X2 has translation MSQQLLYRALVSAKWLSEAIKSKQTGQALKVVDASWYLPKMKRDPKQEFEERHIPGAVFFDIDQCSDRTSPYDHMMPKANEFAEYVGKLGVGNDSHVVVYDGSDQGLFSAPRVWWMFRVFGHEAVSLLDGGLKNWLREGFSVSSGKTQVAPTDFHATLDKCMVKTYEDILDNMDSHHFQVVDARAEGRFQGVEPEPRDGIEPGHIPGSLNIPFTSFLTESGLEKTPEQIRSLFQEKKVDLSKPLVATCGSGVTACHVALGAYLCGKPDVAVYDGAWVEWYMRAQPENIISEGKGKTV, from the exons ATGTCGCAACAACTCCTCTACCGTGCTCTGGTCTCTGCAAAATGGCTTTCAGAAGCCATCAAGTCCAAACAAACTGGACAGGCTTTGAAGGTTGTGGATGCATCCTGGTATTTGCCGAAGATGAAGCGTGACCCAAAACAGGAGTTTGAGGAGCGCCATATCCCTGGTGCAGTTTTCTTTGACATTGACCAGTGCAGTGATCGTACTTCACCTTACGATCACATGATGCCTAAGGCCAATGAGTTTGCTGAGTATGTGGGGAAGCTGGGTGTAGGGAATGATTCCCATGTTGTGGTGTATGATGGCAGTGACCAAGGGCTCTTCTCAGCACCACGGGTGTGGTGGATGTTCCGAGTCTTTGGACATGAAGCAGTTTCCCTTCTAGATGGTGGCCTGAAGAACTGGCTGCGAGAGGGATTTTCAGTGAGTTCTGGGAAAACCCAGGTAGCTCCAACTGATTTCCATGCCACCTTGGACAAGTGCATGGTGAAAACCTACGAGGACATCTTAGATAACATGGATTCCCATCACTTCCAAGTCGTGGATGCCCGTGCTGAAGGACGGTTCCAGGGAGTAGAGCCAGAGCCCCGAGATG gaatAGAGCCTGGTCATATCCCTGGCTCCCTGAACATCCCCTTCACCAGTTTCCTTACGGAGTCTGGATTAGAGAAGACTCCAGAGCAGATCAGAAGCCTGTTCCAAGAGAAGAAAGTGGACCTCTCAAAGCCTCTGGTAGCTACATGTGGCTCTGGGGTCACTGCCTGCCATGTGGCTCTGGGGGCATACCTCTGTGGCAAACCAGATGTTGCTGTGTATGATGGGGCCTGGGTGGAATGGTACATGAGGGCACAGcctgaaaacattatttctgagggaaaggggaagacTGTGTAA